CGGGACGCCCAGACGATGGGCCAACGCCGCCTCGAACTCTTCCGTCAATGGCCCCTGGCTGATCTGTCTGGCCTGGATCGCCTCGGCAATCCGGGCAATTTCTGCCGCCCCGACATCAATCTGCCAGCCTCTAATGGGTGGATGCCCCATGGTGTTTCCCCTGCACATATTCCTCGATGTAGACATTATCGAACGCGGTGGAACAGAGCCGGCTGCACAGCGGAATATCCCCTCCACAGGCAATCCCGGCAAACAACTGCCGCCGCGCCGCGGAGTGCCAGATATCCTTGAACGATTGCGTGTGAATATTGCCGAACCGGCTCTCCTTGTGAAAATGCCGGACACAGGCAAACAGACTCCCCTCATGATCCATGTGGGTCCGAAAATGGATGCCGTCGCAGCGTTGCCAGGCCGCCTGTTGCACCTCCCCCTCCCAGGGAAAACTGTTCCAGCGCACCTCGACCCGTTCATCACGCGCCGCCATTTCCAACAGGGGAATCGCCTCGGGATGGACCGGATGTTTGTACCCCTCCCGGTCGAACCGATTGCGGAATATCAGCTTGTCCGTGCCCAGATGACGATGCAACGCCACCATGTCGGGAATGGAACGCCAATTGGCCTCGAATACCACAAACTGCATGGCCAACTGCACCGGCAGATGCCTTGTGTCCCGTACCTGGCAGGCATGTTCCAGATTGCGGACCAGACGCGCAAAATCCCGGGAATGACAGGCATGCACCCGGGTATAGGTCTCGGCATTGCCGCCATTGACACTGAAACGCACCCAGGTTGTATACGGGAGAATTTTTTCGGCGTTCGCCTCGGTCAGCATGATGCCGTTGGAACTGAATGTCATGCGCAGGCCGAGTTCGTGGCCGTGGGCCATGATTGCCTTGAAATGGGGATGCAACAACGGCTCGCCCGTACCGGCGAAATAGGTTTCCACCCCCCCCATCTCCCGGAATTCCATCAGAAAATTCTTGAAAACCTCCCCGTCCAGAAAACTCTTGTGCGGATCGTAGGGGTTGAACTGCTGCGGATAGCAGTGGATGCAATTGTGATTGCAGCCATGCACCAGGGCCACCTCGATGGTCAGGGGTCCTGGTTCCTGGCCGGCAAGCCATTGTTCCAGCCGGTCATGGTTGTCCTGCAACTTTCCCCCACCGATGCCATCCCGGATCACACCCGCAGCCTCTGCGACAGATTCACCGCAGGAGGCGGCAACAGGATTGTGTATCCGGGGAGTGTGCATCTGGAGAGTGTGTGTCTGAATTAACATGTTCGGCCCTGTCTCCACATATTAGAGGCTGTCCATTAACTTTCGGATAAAAAAAATTGGAATGAAAGATTTTGTTGGGGCTCCGCCCCAAACCCCGCCAAGAGGAAGGGCAGAGCCGCTTCCTCCTGGACCTCCATCCCAGTCTTTTATTCGTTTTTTGAAATTAACAAGTTATTAGACAGCCTCTTAAAGATTTGTCACGAACCGCCGACAAACAACCTCGGGCGGGATGGGTTGCCAACCGATGGCGCGCCGGATTTTGCCAATATCCATGGAAATATCGAGCGGCCATCTTTCTGGAAAATTGAAATCATGGATGCTGCACCAGGTCACTGGTGATTTCCCTGCCGTTCCAAAACGCGCTGCATAGACTTCCCGCAACAGGGTCAACAACTCCCGCCGGGAGTGACGCTCCGGACCACACAGATGGTATATTCCCGTGCAATCCTGTTCGGTCAGTGCCAAAAGGCCATCCACGACATCCTCGACAAAGACAGGGCAGAAATATTGATCCTCGGCACATTGGATCGGCAAATCCTTCGTCAAGGCGGCCAGCCAATCGGTCAACAGGGTACCGTCGCCCGGCTCGATGCCATACACCTTGGAAAGACGCACCACCAACCCGTCCGAAACTCCGGATCCCAGCACATATTGCTCCACGGCCACTTTTTGCCGACCATACGTCACCAGTGGATTGACGGAATCCTCTTCCCGATAGTTGCCCCGCGTGCCATCGAACACCACATCGGATGAACTGAAAACAGGCCGGATTCCGAGGGCATGCAGTTGATCCAGGCACCGTTGCATGTGGGTGACATTGACCCGGTACGACACGGTCTTGTCCCGCGCACAGTCCAGGAGCCGCGCCATGCCAAACAAAACAAAGGCATGCGAAAAGGGACCCCTGCCTCTGACCAGATCCGCCAAGTGCATGGTTTCCGGATCGAAATGCACCCCGCCCGGGAATGCCCGGCGATGCCAGGTAGCCAAGGCCTTCTCCGGTCCCAGGCGGGCATACAGATGCCGGCCAATGTAGCCGGACCCGCCCAGAATCAAATATCGTCTCGTTGCTGTGGTCATGCCGCATGTTCCTGATGCGCCGTTGCCGCACTTCGCACCGTTCTCAATGGTTTTGATCCGTTGACTCTCATGCCCCATTTCCCGGCGGCCCGTTCGCATTCCCGGCTACTGTTCGCATTCCCTGGCGTACAGAGTTCTTCCTCTCCCATCCTGGTCCAGGTTCTGGTACGATCCTGGCGTGGCTGGACAGGCAAAAATTTCCTGCCAATCCTGCCCCTGTACCTGGTCATGCAGATACCGTTCCAAACCGGGATTTTTTTGCCAACAGCGCAAAAAAATCCTGTTTTTTTCATACGTTTTTCTCGGGAGAACATGCGTGGCAAAAGTCTGGTTTGTGGGAGCCGGCCCGGGAGATCCCGACCTGATCACCGTGCGGGGACGTGCCCTGCTGGCCCGGGCCGGGGCCATCCTTTATGCCGGTTCCCTGGTCAGTCCCGGACATTTGCAATACCTGCCGGCAACCTGCACCGTGGCCGATTCGAGCGGCATGACCCTGGAAGAGATGGTCGCCTGGCTGCTGGCACAAGCCGGACAACACCCCGAGGTGGTCCGCCTGCAAACCGGAGACCCGTCCCTCTATGGTGCCCTGGCAGAAACTGCCGGGCCACTCCTGGCCGCCGGCATTGAAGTGGGTGTCATTCCGGGCGTCTCCTCCGCCATGGCTTCCGCCGCCGCCGCCGTGGAAACCCTGACCCTGCCGGAAGTCACCCAGACCGTGATCCTGACCCGGGTCGCTGGCCGCACCCCCATGCCGGATGGCGAACAGTTGCAGGCCCTGGCCCGCCATCGCTGCACTTTGTGCATTTTTCTCTCGGCCACCCTTGTGGAAACGGTTGCCGCCGAACTCATTGCCGCCGGCTGGTCCCCCACCGCCCCGCTCCTCGTGGTCCACAAGGCCAGTTGGCCAGGCGAAGAACAGGTCATCCGTACCAATGTATCCGATCTGGCCAACCTGTGTCGGAGTCTGCCTGTTCAGGGGCAGACCATGATCATTGCCAGTCCGGCCCTGACCGCCGCACGCCATGCCATGCCCCTGGAAACCCGGTCAAGGTTGTACGATCCGGCTTTCACGCACGGATTCCGCTCCGCAATATCAACTGAATAACTCAAGGCCTTTCAGCCTGGCTTGATGCAACTTTGTTATGGAAACGTCTTCCCGACGATCCGAATCCTGCCACTCTCTATCGTCAAATTGCACTTTCAGCTTCAAGTTCAAGGCATAGGAAATCTCTGCCAGCGTCTCCAGGGTCATGTTGCGATGACCATTCAAGACCTGAGACACAAAGGATCTGCTTTTGCCAAGGCGCTCGGCAAGTTGTGCTTTGCTGATTCCTTTTTCCTCCATGTATGCACAGATGCTTTCCGTGGTATCCAGAATGAAATCATCGCGGTGGAATGCACGTCTGTTTTCTTCGGATTCCCGGATCCATCCTTCAATCGTCTGGGTCGCTTGCATTTTTTTGGCCGTACTCTCTGATCTCATAGAGTTTTTTGACTCTCAACATGCGTGTCTTGTCTTTCGGATCCATTTTACGCTGATTTTTGAACACAGCATGACCGATGACAAAATCCCCTCTTCGTTGATCACAGAACCATCCATAGGATGGCAGACCCGGGCAAAGGGTCAAGCCGGCCCAACGGCTTCCATCAGCCGGCGAATGCTTTCTGCCAGATTGCTGGGTTCTTCCACCCGCTGCCGCAAAAAGTTGCGAATCGGACCGATCAGTTGAATGGCACGGTCGATCTGGGGGTTGCTGCCGGCAGCGTAGGCACCGATGTTGATCATATCCTCGGCACGGCGGAAGGTGGCCAGGGATTCCCGCAACCGTCCGGCGGCATTTTTCTGGGTATTGTCGGCCAGGTCCCCCATCAGACGCGACAGGGAACCGAGAATATCAATCGGCGGGTAGTGGTTCTGGGCGGCCAACTCACGCGACAACATGATGTGTCCATCCAGAATACCGCGCACGGTGTCCACAATGGGGTCCTGAATGTCATCCCCTTCCATCAACACGGTATACAGCCCGGTAATACTGCCACGCCCCTGATCCCGACCCGCCCGTTCCAGCAGGCGTGGCAACAACATGAAGGTGGACGGAGGGTAACCACGGCTCGTGGGCGGCTCGCCACGCGCCAGACCCACTTCGCGCTGGGCCATGGCCAGACGAGTCACTGAATCCATGAGCAACAAGACATCTTTCTGCTGGGCACGGAAATATTCCGCCACCGCCGTGGCCACAAAAGCCGCCCGCAGGCGCAGCAGGGGAGGAAGGTCCGACGTGGCCACCACGACCACCGAACGCGCCCGGCCCTCGGGTCCCAACACACTTTCCAAAAATTCCACCACCTCGCGGCCACGTTCGCCCACCAGGGCAATCACGTTGACATCGGCGGCTGTGTAACGTGCCATCATGCCGAGCAGGGTGCTTTTGCCCACGCCGGAACCGGAGAAGATGCCAATACGTTGCCCGCGTCCCACGGTCAGCAGGGCATTGATGGAACGCACCCCCAGATCCAGGGGTTGGTTGATGCGTTGTCGCAAAACCGGGTTGATGGGTTCGGCGTGCAGCGGCACCCACTCCGACAAACGCGGCAAGGGATGGTTGTCAAGCGGTTCTCCGAGGGGACCAATGACACGTCCCAGCAAGCCATGTCCCACCGGCACCCGCTCCACCCGGCCCCGCGACACGATGCGGCTGCCGGGACGAATGCCCTTGATCTGTCCCAGCGGCATCAGCAGGACCGATTCACCCCGAAAGCCGACCACCTCCGCCTGCAAGGGGGTACCATCCTCTGTGGCCACTTCGCACATTTCACCAATGGAAACAACCGGCCCGGCTCCCTCGATCAACAGACCCACCACCTGGGTCACCCGGCCCAGACGATGGCTGCCCAATTTTTCCCGCGCCAACTCCCGGTAATCGGTCCAGGGCAATTGCAGGGGCATGTTCATCCCTTTGGATCCTCCAAAATTCTGATTGAACCGCATCCACCTTGAGATGTGTATTTTTCAAAAAAAAAAACGAATGAAAAACTGGGATGGAGGTCCAGGAGGAAGGGCTGCGCCCTTCCTCCTGGCGGGGTTTGGGGCAGCGCCCCAATTAAATTATTTTTTCCAAGCTGTACATTTCGAAGATGACGCAGTTGAGACGCGATTCAAGAAGGCGAGGAGGCTTGGAGAATGGACTCTCCCAGGGAATCTGGCTGGGTCTCGGCGCGAATTTTGGCGGAAGCTTCCGCGCCGATGGTCGTGGTCGCTTCCAGTGCTTCAGCAACTCCCTGGGGGGACATTCTCTCTTCCAGCCGTTCGCGCAAATGGGAACGCAAGGCGGCTTCGATCTCCTGCAATTGCCCTTGCAGGTCATGCTCCATCCCGCCGATCCGACTCTCCAGGCGGAAGGACCCGGGAGATATTCCTTCGTCTCCCTTGATATGCAATTTTTTGAAATCCTGGAGTCTCTCCAAAAAAACCGCATCGGCAGGCGCGACGGCGAGCGTGATCTCTTTTTGATCATCCATGCGGAGCAGAGCTTTATTGATGCGTCGGGCCAGACCCATGGGATCAACGTGCAGTTCGTACCCCAATATTTCGCGAACCAGCAGGATGGCTGTCTCCACGAGGACATTTTCGGCCTCGATGTACAGACGCGCCGGCAAGGCTTCCAACCCCCGCAACAAATTTTCCAGACGCGGCAGGATCAGGGAGAGTTCCTGTTCCATGTGCTGGCGGCCCATCTCCATGCCGGCTTTTTCTGCTTCGGAAAACACCTTGCGAAAGGTTGCCCGTTCCAGATTTTCCTGACGACGCTGGAACACCTCGTCGGCAGAGATCACCGTTTCCTGGACGTTTTCTTCCTGGACAACGATTTCCGGTTTGGGTATCTGGCCGTCGGGAGATACCCGGATAAACTGCCCGGCATTCTGGCGGGGCAGGCGGGAGACCAGGTCGGCAAACCGCACCACCTTGATGCTGTCGCTGACATCCTCTCCCCGGATGATTTCACTATTGACTATCTGGTCCATGGATTACGGGACTCCCACCCAAACCGGGATTCCAAACAGGCCGGACATCACAGCACCACATCCTCGGAACCTTTGCCCAGGATGACGATGGAACCATCGGCCTCCAATTGCCGGGCAATCTTGAGGATCCCCTGCTGGGCGGCCTCGACATCGGTCACCTTGACCGGACCCAGCATTTCCAGATCTTCCCGCATCATTTCGGCAGCCCGTTCGGACATGTTGCCAAAGAATTTTTCCTTGAGTCGGTCATCGGTACCCTTGAGGGCCTTCAGCAGCTCGTCATTGGCAATTTCCCGCAACAAGACCTGGAAGCTGCGGTCGTCCATCAGGAGCAGATCCTCGAACAGGAACATTTCCTTGCGGACTTCTTCGGCGAGCGGGTTGTCCTCTTCGTCGAGGTAGGCCAGGAGCTTGTCGGAAACATCCCGACTCATCTGGTTGAGAATGTCCGCCACCTTGCGGACGCCTCCGCCTCCCTCCTGGGTATACATGCCGCGTGAAGCCCCCAGGGCGTTCAGCTCCGCGAGCAGGGATTCCTCGATATCCTCCATGGCCCCGGGTGGAAGATTGCCAAGTTTGGCCATGCGCAACACCACATCCTGCTGGACATCGGACGGCAGATAATCGATGACATACGAGGCCTGATCGGTCTGCATTTGTGACAGGATGACGGCGATACTCTGGGTATGTTCATTGGCCAGAAAATTGGCCACCAGGGTCGGTTCCATTTCATTGAGAATTTCCCAGGGGGTATTCTTGGGACCTTGTTGCAACTCCTTCAGGAGTTTGCGAGCTTCATCCTTGCCCAACACCCGGGTGACCAGATCCTTCACCTTCTGCATGCCGCCACGTACATCCAGGGCGGAATTTTCGAAGCGGGTCAGAAACTCTTCCCGAACCTCCCTGACCACCTCCTGTGGCATCTGTCCCATGCGGGAGATGGTGCGGGAGAGTTCCCGCATTTCATCTTCGCTCAATCCCTTCAGCAACACCTTTGAATCTTCATCCGGCAGAGAGAGAATGAACACGGCGGCTTTTTCCTTGCCGGACAATTTCACCTTGCCGCGTGGCCGCCGAGCCGATGCTGTTTCGTTGGCGGTATTTTCCTTGGTATTTGTAGCCATTTGGGACATCCCCACTTTCCCGTTGTTTCCAGATCCTTTAGAAACTTTCTACTCTTCGTTCATCCAGGAGCGCAAAATTTCCCGTGCCTCTTCCTGGTGATCGGAAATCATTTGTTGCGCCAACTGCAAGGTGCGATCCGGGATGACGATCCGGGCCGGTTGATCGGAAGGCATGCTGCCAACCCCTTCCATCATCAACCGCCGTTCCAGATCGGCCACGGTTCCCGGCAGGGCGTCTTCGTCCAATTTTTCCGGCAACAGCAGGGTCTTGACCATGGGCCGGATCACGAAGAAGACCAGCAGGAACACCAGGAGTCCAAACACGCCATACTTGGCCATTTCCAGTTGAAACTCCGGCGTCAGCCACGGATTGATGTCGGCTTCCTGGACTTTGATGTTTTCGAAGGAGGTGTTGGTAACCTGTATGGTGTCCTTGCGCTCGGACCGGAAGCCGACGGCCTCCTTGATGAGCTGCTCCAACTTGTCCATTTCCTTGGCATCCCGGGGATGATAGGTGATGGGATCCCCTGGTTTGTCTGCCTTGTAGACGCCATCCACCACCACGGCCACCGACAACCGCTTGATGCCTCCGACCGGCTCCTGGGTGCGTTTGACGGTCTTGGAAATTTCATAGTTGACCCGTTCCCGTTCCACATTGCGGTTTTGTTGCGACCCGGATCCACCGCCGGCGGTGTTGGTATTGTTGGGATCGTTGGGTTGGACACCAGGGGTGCCGCCACTGCCGAACACGCCATTGCTCGCCTCGTTGACAAACTCTTCGCTCCGGGTCACCTGTCCTTCCGGATCAAAGGACTCTTCCTGTTTTTCCACCCGGGCCAGATCCAGATCGACGGTCACCCGGATGATGCTCTTGTCGGGACCCAACATGCGGTCGAGCATGGTCTGGACCCGTTTTTCCAGGGTACGCTCTTTTTCGAGTTGCAGAGAGAGGCTGCGATCCGGTGCCATGCGGCCATCCTGGCCATCCTCGCGACCGCCAGCCAGGAGATTGCCCTTCTGATCCAGGACAGTAATGTTGCCCTTGTCCAGGCCTTCGACGGATGAGGCCACCAGATGAACGATGCCATCAATCTGGGTCCCGGTCAGGGATTGTGTCAGCTCCACGGTGACCGATGCCGTGGCCTTGCGTTCCTCGGAGACGAACATGGAGCGTTTGGGCAACACCACATGAACCCGGGCACTCTTCACGGCGGAGAGGCTTTTGATGGTGCGTTCCAGTTCGCCTTGCAGGGCACGCTGGTAGTTGACGTGATTCATGAAATCCGTCAAGCCGCCCAGCGAGGTCTTGTCGAATATTTCGTATCCGACCCCTTTTTCAGTCTTGGGTATGCCCAGGGAGGCCAGTTCCAGACGAATCTGGGTCAGCTTTTCGGCTGGGACCCGCACCGTCTTGCCACCATCCGCCAGTTCGTAGGGAACCTTCATTTTTTCAAGTTGTTCCACCAGACTGGCCGCCTCGGCTTCCGGCATCCCGGAATACAACAGCTTGTATGCCGGACGGGAGGCAAACCAGATGACTGCGGCCAGCACGAGGATGGCGGCCAGGGCCGCGATCAGGATGCCGTTCTTGCCAGCCAGCGGCAGACTTTCCATGAATCGTGAGAGGCTCCACGGCTCCGCTTCGCCCTCGGCGGTTGTACTCAAGTCACTTGTCCTGTCAGCCATGGTTACCCTCGACTCATTTCATAAGGTCATGTCAAACCAGATCCACCAACACCAGGAACGTCAGACATCAGACCGGCATGGTCATGACTTCCCGATAGACTTCAATGGCCTTGTTGCGCACCTGCATCAACAGGCGCATATCCAACTCGGCCTTGGCCGAGGCGATTTGCGCATCGTGCAAACTCACCCCGGCGTTGCCCAGCAGGGCACGTTTCGTCATGTCTTCAGACTCTTTCAGTCCGCGATCCGTTTCCTTGATCTGTTCGAGCAGCATCTCCGAAAAGCTGCCCTTTTCCTTGGATTCGGATGTGTCGAGTGCCGACGTGAGCGAAGAGACACCCGACATGAGACCGCTTGTCGAATCAATGGATTGTATGCTCATGACTCATCCTTGCGCGTGTGGGATTATTGGCCGATTTCAAGGGCCTTGACCGCCATGGCCTTGTTGGCGTTCAGGACGGAGACGTTGGCTTCATAGGTCCGGCTGGCCGACATCATGTTGACCATTTCGGTCACCACATCGATATTGGGCATGGCGACGTAACCATCCGCATTGGCATCCGGATGGGTTGGATCGTATTGCATGCGGGGTGGATTGTTGTCCACCACGATCCGGTCCACGGCCACACCGGTAGAGCCGGCTGCCATCTCCTTGTCCATCATGGTGTCAAAAGGGCGTGCCATGAATTGCGGATCGCGTCGCTTGTAAGGCCCCCCTTCGGGAGTTCGGGTCGTTTGGGCATTGGCGACGTTCTCGGCAATCAGGTTCAGCCGCATGCGTTGGGCAGCCAACCCGGATGCCGTCACTCGGAACGAATTCAGAAAATCCATCGTGCATTCTCCTGTTCAAGGGTTCAGATCAGCACGGTCCCTGGTTATTTGCCGCCATCGATCACCATGCGCAACCGGCTTATCTGCCCGGAGAGTGATTGCGCGGCATAGTTGTAAAGCAACTGGTTGGCGGTTTGTTGGGCCATCTCCTGTTCCATGTCCACCGTGTTGCCATCCCCCTTGGAAATGGCACTCTCCACTTCCTGCAACTCACCGGTTGCCGGCATGAAACCGTCATTCGGAAAGTGCCGACCGTCAGTTCGAGCCAGGGCCAACTCTCCCGGTGGAGGGGACATGGCCTCAGCCAACTGCGCTTCAAAATTCAACCGGCGGGCCTTGTAGCCGGGCGTATCCGCATTGGCCACGTTGCTGGTGATGATTTCCTGGCGGCGCTGGCGCAAATCCAGCAGGTTTTTTTTGAATGCGCCCGCTGCGCCCAACAAACCCATTTCAGACATACATTTCCCCTGACAAATAATTGACGACCACAGCCGGAAAAGGGTGCGGTCACCAGGAATATGCAGGATTTATGCCTGAGAAAGGAGCAGCGGCAGGAAGTTTTCAGAAGATGCCCAACAGGTGCCATTCGTCATGGCAAACGGGTACGCAGATGGTTCGGGCAAAGTGGCCCGGGCGTCAGGATTCCTGAAGCAGAGTCAACCGGGTATCTTCTTTTTCCACCTTGGGTGAAGGAATGGGATAATCGCCGGAAAAACAGGCATCGCAATATCCCGCAGTGCCGCCACTGACGGCCTGATACAAGCCCTTCAGGGAGATGAAGGCCAAGGATGTGGCTTCGATATACTCGCACATCTGAGCCACGGAGTTGTTGGCGGCCAGAAGTTCCCGACGATCCGGGGTGTCGATGCCGTAAAAACAGGGGTGAGAGGTGGGAGGAGAAGAGATGCGCAGGTGTACCTCTCTGGCTCCGGCAGCCTTGACCATTTTGACAATCTTGCGACTCGTCGTGCCGCGAACCACCGAATCATCGACCAGGACCACCCGTTTGCCGGCAAAAAATCCTGGTGGGCTGTTGAGTTTGATTTTGACCCCGAAATGCCGGATGGATTGCTGGGGTTCGATGAAGGTGCGGCCAACGTAATGATTGCGAATGATGCCCAGTTCGAATGGAATTCCGGATGCCTGGGCAAAGCCGAGCGCAGCCGGAACGCCCGAGTCCGGAACCGGCACCACGACATCGGCATCGACCGGATGTTCCTGTGCCAACGTCGCACCGATGCGTTTGCGGGCCTCGTAGACATTGATTCCATCAATGGCTGAATCCGGTCGGGCAAAATAGATATATTCAAAAATGCAGAGTTTGCGCTGCCGACGTGGAAATGGAAAATAGGATTGCAATCCTTCCGGGCCGATGGTGATCATTTCGCCCGGTTCGACATCCCGTTCAAACTGCGCACCGATCAGGTCCAGGGCACAGGTTTCCGATGAGAGGACCCAGCCTTTGTTGTCCAGCCGGCCCAGGACCAGGGGGCGGATGCCATGTGGATCCCGGACACCGATGAGACGACGTTCGTTCATGGCGACCAGGGCATAGGCCCCGCGCACCTGAAACAGCGCCTCGGTAACCCGTTCATAGAACGTCTGCCGCCGGGAGAGGGCCGTCAGATGCACGATCACTTCCGTATCCATGGTGGATTGGAAGATGGATCCCCGGCGTTCCAGGTCGCGGCGCATCTGGACGCCATTGACCAGATTGCCGTTGTGGGCGATGGCCATGCCGCCGTCCGCCGTATCCACAACCAAAGGTTGCAGGTTGCGCTGACTGGCGCTGCCGCCGGAGGTCGAATAGCGGACATGGCCGATGGCCTGCCGGCCTTGCAACCTGGCCAGATCCTGGCGTTTGAACACATCCGCCACCAGACCCCGTCCCCGGTTGATGTGCAGGATGCGATCTTCCACCGAGACGATCCCCGCCGACTCCTGACCCCGATGTTGCAGGGCATAGAGTCCCAGATAGACAAGATTGGCGGCTTCGGGATGATCGTACACCCCGAAAACACCGCACTCGTCCCGGAAATGGTCGTCGAGAGAGTCGTCGTCAAAAATACCATCGCGCTGGAAAATCAACTGAGTGTGTTTCCATAAAAGAGGAAGCAGGCCGAAGCTGCCCGGGAAAAGGTACCTGTCGCAAACCCCGGAAACAGGTACCTGTCGAAAACCTGGAAAAAAAAATTCTAGCAGAAAAGCAGGTCCAGAGAACAGTCCTGCATCGCTCCATGTTCCATCAATTTTTTTGGCGTCCGTCCGTCACGGTATATTCAATTTAAAAATTTTTCGATGCAACGTGGCGATGGGCAGGCGTGCCATCTCTTCCCGACCGACCCAGCGCCACTCCGTGTGCCCGGCTGTCACGGGTTCTCCTGACCGCCAGGAGGCTCGCCACACCTCCGCAGTCAGGTGAAAATGGGTAAAACTGTGGCGCACGGCAGTCCCTTTGGCAATCTGCTCGATCTGCACGTCGAGTTGTCCGATCAGGTCTCGGAGTGCATCCGGACGCAGAGTGGGAACAGGTTGTGTCCCTGGCGGTTCCCAGAGTCCTCCAAGCAATTTTTGTTCCGGTCTGCGGCAAAGGAGCAGGTGCGTATTCTTCCAAAGCAGCAGGGTTGCCTGCCACAGGCGGGGTTTTTCCTTGCGGGGTTGCCGGACCGGAAAGTCGGTTTCCCGGCCCAGGGCGTGCGCCCGGCAGGCGGTGGCCCATGGACAGCGGGCACAGTCGGGATGGCGCGGGGTGCAGAGCGTCGCCCCCAGGTCCATGATGGCCTGGGCATAATCCCCGGGCCGGCTGACCGGGGTCAGACGCCGGGCCAGCTCCCACAAGGTGGCCTTGGCGGTCGTGACGGGTTGTTCCAGGGCCGTCAGACGGGCCAGGACCCGTTGTACATTGCCATCGAGAATGGCGTGCGGCTGATTGTGGGCAATGGCCAGGATGGCCCCGGCGGTGCTGGGACCGATACCGGGCAGATGAACCATGGCCGCATGATCGGTCGGCAGGTGTCCACCAAACCGGGTGCAAACCTGACAGGCCGTGGCATGCAGGGAACGGGCACGCTGATAATAACCCAATCCCTGCCACAAAATCAGGACCTCTTCCAGACTGGCCGCAGCCAGCGTGTCGATGGTTGGAAAACGGGTCATGAAACGGGTGTAATAGGGAATGACGGTCGCCACCGTGGTTTGTTGCAACATGATTTCCGCCACCCAGATGGCATAAGGATCGCGGGTCGTGCGCCAGGGAAGGTGCCGCC
This genomic stretch from Magnetococcales bacterium harbors:
- a CDS encoding radical SAM protein translates to MLIQTHTLQMHTPRIHNPVAASCGESVAEAAGVIRDGIGGGKLQDNHDRLEQWLAGQEPGPLTIEVALVHGCNHNCIHCYPQQFNPYDPHKSFLDGEVFKNFLMEFREMGGVETYFAGTGEPLLHPHFKAIMAHGHELGLRMTFSSNGIMLTEANAEKILPYTTWVRFSVNGGNAETYTRVHACHSRDFARLVRNLEHACQVRDTRHLPVQLAMQFVVFEANWRSIPDMVALHRHLGTDKLIFRNRFDREGYKHPVHPEAIPLLEMAARDERVEVRWNSFPWEGEVQQAAWQRCDGIHFRTHMDHEGSLFACVRHFHKESRFGNIHTQSFKDIWHSAARRQLFAGIACGGDIPLCSRLCSTAFDNVYIEEYVQGKHHGASTH
- a CDS encoding sugar nucleotide-binding protein, with amino-acid sequence MTTATRRYLILGGSGYIGRHLYARLGPEKALATWHRRAFPGGVHFDPETMHLADLVRGRGPFSHAFVLFGMARLLDCARDKTVSYRVNVTHMQRCLDQLHALGIRPVFSSSDVVFDGTRGNYREEDSVNPLVTYGRQKVAVEQYVLGSGVSDGLVVRLSKVYGIEPGDGTLLTDWLAALTKDLPIQCAEDQYFCPVFVEDVVDGLLALTEQDCTGIYHLCGPERHSRRELLTLLREVYAARFGTAGKSPVTWCSIHDFNFPERWPLDISMDIGKIRRAIGWQPIPPEVVCRRFVTNL
- the cobM gene encoding precorrin-4 C(11)-methyltransferase, translated to MFFSYVFLGRTCVAKVWFVGAGPGDPDLITVRGRALLARAGAILYAGSLVSPGHLQYLPATCTVADSSGMTLEEMVAWLLAQAGQHPEVVRLQTGDPSLYGALAETAGPLLAAGIEVGVIPGVSSAMASAAAAVETLTLPEVTQTVILTRVAGRTPMPDGEQLQALARHRCTLCIFLSATLVETVAAELIAAGWSPTAPLLVVHKASWPGEEQVIRTNVSDLANLCRSLPVQGQTMIIASPALTAARHAMPLETRSRLYDPAFTHGFRSAISTE
- a CDS encoding helix-turn-helix transcriptional regulator, which encodes MQATQTIEGWIRESEENRRAFHRDDFILDTTESICAYMEEKGISKAQLAERLGKSRSFVSQVLNGHRNMTLETLAEISYALNLKLKVQFDDREWQDSDRREDVSITKLHQARLKGLELFS
- a CDS encoding FliI/YscN family ATPase, with product MPLQLPWTDYRELAREKLGSHRLGRVTQVVGLLIEGAGPVVSIGEMCEVATEDGTPLQAEVVGFRGESVLLMPLGQIKGIRPGSRIVSRGRVERVPVGHGLLGRVIGPLGEPLDNHPLPRLSEWVPLHAEPINPVLRQRINQPLDLGVRSINALLTVGRGQRIGIFSGSGVGKSTLLGMMARYTAADVNVIALVGERGREVVEFLESVLGPEGRARSVVVVATSDLPPLLRLRAAFVATAVAEYFRAQQKDVLLLMDSVTRLAMAQREVGLARGEPPTSRGYPPSTFMLLPRLLERAGRDQGRGSITGLYTVLMEGDDIQDPIVDTVRGILDGHIMLSRELAAQNHYPPIDILGSLSRLMGDLADNTQKNAAGRLRESLATFRRAEDMINIGAYAAGSNPQIDRAIQLIGPIRNFLRQRVEEPSNLAESIRRLMEAVGPA
- the fliG gene encoding flagellar motor switch protein FliG; protein product: MATNTKENTANETASARRPRGKVKLSGKEKAAVFILSLPDEDSKVLLKGLSEDEMRELSRTISRMGQMPQEVVREVREEFLTRFENSALDVRGGMQKVKDLVTRVLGKDEARKLLKELQQGPKNTPWEILNEMEPTLVANFLANEHTQSIAVILSQMQTDQASYVIDYLPSDVQQDVVLRMAKLGNLPPGAMEDIEESLLAELNALGASRGMYTQEGGGGVRKVADILNQMSRDVSDKLLAYLDEEDNPLAEEVRKEMFLFEDLLLMDDRSFQVLLREIANDELLKALKGTDDRLKEKFFGNMSERAAEMMREDLEMLGPVKVTDVEAAQQGILKIARQLEADGSIVILGKGSEDVVL
- the fliF gene encoding flagellar M-ring protein FliF, translating into MADRTSDLSTTAEGEAEPWSLSRFMESLPLAGKNGILIAALAAILVLAAVIWFASRPAYKLLYSGMPEAEAASLVEQLEKMKVPYELADGGKTVRVPAEKLTQIRLELASLGIPKTEKGVGYEIFDKTSLGGLTDFMNHVNYQRALQGELERTIKSLSAVKSARVHVVLPKRSMFVSEERKATASVTVELTQSLTGTQIDGIVHLVASSVEGLDKGNITVLDQKGNLLAGGREDGQDGRMAPDRSLSLQLEKERTLEKRVQTMLDRMLGPDKSIIRVTVDLDLARVEKQEESFDPEGQVTRSEEFVNEASNGVFGSGGTPGVQPNDPNNTNTAGGGSGSQQNRNVERERVNYEISKTVKRTQEPVGGIKRLSVAVVVDGVYKADKPGDPITYHPRDAKEMDKLEQLIKEAVGFRSERKDTIQVTNTSFENIKVQEADINPWLTPEFQLEMAKYGVFGLLVFLLVFFVIRPMVKTLLLPEKLDEDALPGTVADLERRLMMEGVGSMPSDQPARIVIPDRTLQLAQQMISDHQEEAREILRSWMNEE